Proteins found in one Flavobacterium channae genomic segment:
- a CDS encoding ABC transporter ATP-binding protein: protein MSKSKKSSFRKLLAYAKPHKGKLYFVCFWAMFLAVISAFRPFLLNFTIDNYLIEVKKETNVIQQYFEGLMLSFFPENDNFSNLKILVAIMFVALLLEAISQFCFTYIANWLGQDIIKDLRNKLYDHINSFKMKYFDVEPVGKLVTRSVSDIESIASIFSQGLFMIISDVLKMIIVIIFMLIVNWKITGIVLSIMPIILIATNIFNRKMKVAFNEVRNEVANLNTFVQERLTGMKIVQLFNREAIELEKFKEINQKHNVAWLKNILYNSIFFPIADIISNISIGLVVYFGALWIINGDVNTSIGQLVAFNMYISMLYNPLRQIADKFNVMQMGIVAADRVFEILEKEENVQDKGTVEATHFKGLIQLKDVRFSYIKNVEVLKGINLEVQPGETIAIVGSTGAGKSTIINLLNRFYEIDSGEINIDNQNIKNYTLESLRKQIAIVLQDVFLFADSIYNNITLHNEAITREDVITAAKKIGVHDFIMSLPEGYDYNVKERGVMLSSGQRQLIAFLRAFVSNPSILILDEATSSIDMHSEELIQKATETITKGRTSIVIAHRLATVVNASKIVVMDKGQIVELGTHQELLAKENGYYKKLYDSQFAAVVE, encoded by the coding sequence ATGAGTAAAAGCAAAAAATCGTCATTTAGAAAATTACTTGCATACGCAAAACCACACAAAGGTAAATTATATTTTGTGTGTTTTTGGGCTATGTTTCTGGCTGTAATTAGTGCTTTTAGACCATTCCTATTAAATTTCACAATTGATAACTATCTTATAGAAGTAAAAAAAGAAACTAATGTAATTCAACAATATTTTGAAGGCTTAATGCTTTCATTTTTCCCCGAAAACGATAATTTTTCTAACTTAAAAATATTAGTAGCCATAATGTTTGTGGCACTCTTACTTGAGGCTATATCGCAGTTTTGCTTTACATACATTGCAAATTGGTTAGGTCAAGATATCATAAAGGATTTAAGAAATAAACTTTATGATCATATTAATTCATTTAAAATGAAGTATTTCGATGTGGAACCAGTTGGGAAATTAGTAACACGTTCGGTTTCTGATATTGAATCTATTGCCAGTATTTTCAGTCAAGGTTTATTTATGATTATCAGTGATGTGTTAAAAATGATAATCGTAATTATTTTCATGCTTATTGTTAACTGGAAAATTACTGGAATTGTTCTTTCAATAATGCCAATAATTTTAATAGCTACTAATATTTTTAATCGAAAAATGAAAGTAGCTTTTAATGAAGTTCGAAACGAAGTAGCCAACCTAAATACATTTGTTCAAGAACGATTAACAGGAATGAAAATTGTTCAATTGTTCAATAGAGAAGCTATTGAATTAGAAAAGTTTAAGGAAATCAATCAAAAACACAATGTTGCTTGGTTAAAAAATATACTATACAACTCTATCTTCTTCCCTATTGCCGACATTATTTCAAATATAAGTATTGGATTGGTAGTATATTTTGGAGCTTTATGGATTATTAATGGAGACGTTAATACTTCTATTGGTCAACTAGTTGCATTCAATATGTATATTTCTATGCTTTACAATCCTTTGAGACAAATAGCGGATAAATTCAATGTTATGCAAATGGGAATTGTTGCAGCTGACAGAGTCTTTGAAATTTTAGAAAAAGAAGAAAATGTTCAGGATAAAGGCACTGTTGAAGCAACACACTTTAAAGGCTTAATTCAGTTAAAAGATGTTCGTTTTAGCTATATTAAAAATGTAGAAGTTTTAAAAGGGATTAATTTAGAAGTCCAACCTGGAGAAACTATCGCTATTGTGGGAAGTACAGGCGCTGGAAAATCTACTATTATCAACTTATTGAATCGTTTTTACGAAATTGATTCTGGTGAAATTAATATTGATAATCAGAATATAAAAAATTACACTTTAGAAAGTCTTCGCAAGCAAATCGCTATTGTTTTACAAGATGTCTTCTTGTTTGCCGATAGTATTTATAACAATATTACATTACATAACGAAGCCATTACAAGAGAAGATGTTATTACTGCAGCTAAGAAAATTGGCGTGCACGATTTCATTATGAGTTTACCCGAAGGCTACGATTACAATGTAAAAGAACGAGGTGTAATGTTATCTTCTGGTCAACGTCAATTAATTGCTTTTTTAAGGGCATTTGTAAGCAATCCTAGTATTTTAATTTTAGATGAAGCGACTTCCTCAATTGATATGCATTCGGAAGAATTGATTCAAAAAGCTACCGAAACCATTACAAAAGGAAGAACTTCAATTGTTATTGCTCACCGATTGGCAACAGTTGTAAATGCTAGTAAAATTGTGGTTATGGATAAAGGTCAAATTGTAGAATTAGGAACACATCAAGAGCTTTTGGCTAAAGAAAATGGTTACTATAAAAAATTATACGATTCGCAATTTGCTGCAGTAGTAGAATAA